DNA from Thermoanaerobaculia bacterium:
GGTCTACTTCTCGCCCAGCATCCCGCGCTTGAGATCTTCCGTGGGCGGATGCGGTCCGAGAAACACGCTCCAGAGCGCGCGCATGAACTCCGCGCCCGGAATCGTCCCTCTCTCCTGTCCCGCGAGCTCGACGGTCGTGCCCTTTCCCGGTTCGTAGCTCAGGACGATCTCCTGGCCGGCGACGATGTCTCCCATCCATGACTCGAATCTCGCGAGGTCGGCCTTCACGGCCGGCGCGAGCGCGCCGGCGTTGTCGCGGAAGCCCTCTTCCCACGCTTCGACCAGCTGCTTGCTCGTCACCTTCTTGTAGAGGAAGTGCATCACGACGCGCTTGGCCTCGTCGGAGGAGATCGCCTTCGCGGGCTCCCGCGTCGGGCTCTCGAGGTAGAGACCGCCGACGTAGATCTTGAAGAAGACCTTGGTGCGGAGCCCGAGTCCGTTCAACCGCAGCGTCTTGCCCGAAGCCGAAACCGTGTCGGGCATCGTCACGCCCGCGAGCGTCGCCGCTCCGATCGAGGTCGCCAGAACGAGTGCCACTCCTCCGATCGACCATCTCTTCATCGGGACCTCCGTGTCGGGGAGTCTATCCGAGAGCGTCACAGCGCCCGCCGCGGCCCTGATGGGCACGTTCGCGATCCGAGCTCCGAGAGGTCGCGAACGGTTGGTCGGGGCTGGGGGCGCCGGAGCGGTCGAGGGACTCGAGCCCGAGCCGCGCAGGCCAGATCGCGGAAAGTCTCCTCGCCGGGACGAAACGCGCAGCGCCTCTGGCGCAAGCGCCCGGCGAGGAGGAGGTCCGCGATCTGAGAGGCTTCCGGCGGTCGAGCGCCGACGGCGCGAGCCGCCGGAAGCCGTTAAGATCGCCGCGTGACGGAGGACCGGGGCTTCGAGGCGCTCGCGGACCTGCGGCGGGCGGATCCCGCCCGCATCGCGCTGGACGTCGAAGGAGACTCGTTCTACCGCTACGGCGAGCGCCTCGGCCTCGTCCAGGTCGCCTACGCGGGCGCGGTCCGCGTGCACGACCCGCTGTCGGACGATCTCGAGCCCTTCTTCCGCGAGCTCGAGAATCGCGAGCTCGTGCTGCATGGCGCCGACTTCGACCTGCGCCTGCTCCACGCGAAGTACGGGTTCGCTCCCGCGCGCGTCTTCGACACGATGCTCGCGGCGCGTTTCCTGAACCTGCCGAAGTTCGGGCTCTCCGATCTCTACGAGAAGTATTTCGGCATCGTCCTCGAGAAGAAGTACCAGCGCGCGGACTGGTGCCGCCGGCCGCTCTCCGACGAGCTCCTCGCCTACGCGCGCAAGGACGTCGAGCGGCTGGAGGAGCTCGGCTCGATCCTCGCCGGCGAGCTCTCGCGGCTCGGCCGGGGCGCGTGGCACGCCGAAGAGTGCGCCAACGTCGTGGCGAAGACCGTCCGGAGCGCGGCCCGGCCCCCGGACCCCGACGTGTGGCGGGTGAAAGGCTCGGGCGCGCTCGGCCGGAAGGAGCTCGCGTATCTCCAGGAGCTCGCCGCCGCGCGCGACCGCGTCGCCCGGGAGCTCGACCGCGCGCTCTTCCGGGTGCTTTCCGCCGAGGACCTCATCCGGCTCTCGCGTCTCGCCGCCGAAGACCCGGCCTCCGCGCTGCGCCGGTTTCCGCGCGCCCTACCCGGCGGGCTGCTCCGCGAGCTCCAGGACGCCATTCGCGCGGCCGGGGACCTCACGCCCGACCTCTGGCCCTCGCTTCCGCCGCCGGGACGGCGGCCCGACCCGGGGCTCGAGCGCCGGGTCGTCGCGCTCGCGAAGAAGAAGGAGGAGGTCGCCGGCGCGCTCGAGCTCGATTCCGGATTCCTCCTCTCGCGATCGGCGCTCGCGCGCGTCGCGGCGGCGCAGCCGTCGACGCCCGCCGAGCTCGAGACGCTCCTCGACTCGCGCTGGCGCGCGGCCGTGCTGAAAGATGCCCTCCTCGGAGCTCCATGACGTCGCCGTTCTCGGCGGCGGCATCACCGGCGCCGCGGTCGCCCGCGAAGCGTCGCGGCGCGGCTTTTCCGTCGTGCTGCTCGAGAAGGGAGACTTCGCCTCCGGCGCCTCGTCGAAATCGTCGAAGCTGATCCACGGCGGGCAGCGCTATCTCGAATCCTTCCACTTCGGACTCGTGCGCGAGTCGTGCCTCGAGCGCGCGGCGCTCGGCAGGCTCGCGCCCCACCTCGTCCGGCCGCTTCCCTTCCTTTTCCCGATCGGCGAGGCGAGCGCTCCCCCGCGGCCGATGCTCGCCGCCGGCCTCGCGCTCTACCGCGCTCTCGCGGCCGGAACGCGGACCGAGCCGGCGCGGTTCCTCGCGAAGGAGCGCCCGGAGGTCGCCGCGGAGGCGCCGGGGCTCGACCCGGCCGGATGGACCGGCGCTTACCGTTACTTCGACGCGCAGGCCGACGACGTCCTCCTGACGCTCGCGTTCCTCCGCGACGCCGCGGCGCACGGCGCCCGGCTCTTCTCCTACACGGCAGTCCTCCGGATCGCGCGCGCGCCCGGAGGCGACGTTTCGGGCGTGGAAACGGAGGACCGGCGGACCGGCGAGCGCGCCGCGTTCGGCGCCCGCGTCGTCGTCTCCGCGCTCGGCCCGTGGTCGAACGCGCTTTCCGGACTCGTCGGCGAGGAGCTTCCCGACTCGGTGCGCCCTTCGCGCGGGTCCCACTTCTACCTCCCCGCCGGCGTGCTCCCGGTCCGCGCGGCGGTCGTGCTCCTCGACCGCGGCGGACGGCGCTGCTATGCGATCCCGTGGCGCGGCGGCACCCTCCTCGGAACGACCGACGCCGACGACCCGGTCTCGCCCGACGCCGTCGCGCCGACCGCCGGCGACCGGGCCGATCTGCTCGACGCCGCGCGCCGGTTCTTCCCGTCGGCGAACCTCGACGACGCGTCGATCGCGGGGGGATTCGCGGGGCTGCGCCCGCTTCTGGCGGCGACGCGCGATCACTCGCCGGACGACGCCTCGCGGGAGGAGTCGATCGCCGAGCCGGTTCCGCGGCTCATCGTCTCGGTCGGGGGAAAGCTCACGACGGCGCGCAAGACCGCCGGCCGCGTCGTCGACCGCGCGGAACGGATCCTCGACCGCGATTTCGGCCGCAGGAGGCCGGCGCGCCCTCGCGAGTCCCCTCTGCCCGGGGGCGCGATCGCGGATTTCGAAGCGTTCCGCGCCGATCTGCGCCGCGAAGCCTTTCGGCGGCTCGGCCTCTCCGAGGCGCAGGCGGACCGCGTGGTCGAGCGCGAAGGCGCGGACGCGCCGGCCGCGATCGACCGCATGGCCCGCGAACCCGACCTCGCGCGGCCGATCTCGGAGCGCCTTCCGTACACGGTTTCCGATCTCGTCTGGGGAGTCGAGCGCGCGGGAGCAAAGACGGTCGACGACCTCCTTTCGCGGCGCGTGCGCCTCGCCTGGGAATCCCCGGCGGAGGCGCGAGCCGTCGCGGGGCGGGCGGAGGAGATCCTCCGGGAGGCCGGCGCGAAACCTATCCCGGAGCCGGGCGTCTGACGGTCGAAGGAGACCGCCATGAGCCCACGCGCCCTCGCCTGGATCGTTTTCCCCGCCGCCCTGCTCGCCGCGGCCGCGGCGGACGCCCGCGTCGGGCGCCACGGCCGCAACATTTCGACGACGGGCCGGGAGGGGATCACCCGGTGCGAACAGTGGCACGTCGAATTCGACGGCCGCGACGCCGCGGTGGCCCAGGATTCCCTCACGATCCCGCTCGCCGAAGCGTCCCCGCTCGTCGCCGGACCGACCGAGAACGGCGGAATGACCGTGATCGGATC
Protein-coding regions in this window:
- a CDS encoding chalcone isomerase family protein, yielding MKRWSIGGVALVLATSIGAATLAGVTMPDTVSASGKTLRLNGLGLRTKVFFKIYVGGLYLESPTREPAKAISSDEAKRVVMHFLYKKVTSKQLVEAWEEGFRDNAGALAPAVKADLARFESWMGDIVAGQEIVLSYEPGKGTTVELAGQERGTIPGAEFMRALWSVFLGPHPPTEDLKRGMLGEK
- a CDS encoding glycerol-3-phosphate dehydrogenase/oxidase translates to MPSSELHDVAVLGGGITGAAVAREASRRGFSVVLLEKGDFASGASSKSSKLIHGGQRYLESFHFGLVRESCLERAALGRLAPHLVRPLPFLFPIGEASAPPRPMLAAGLALYRALAAGTRTEPARFLAKERPEVAAEAPGLDPAGWTGAYRYFDAQADDVLLTLAFLRDAAAHGARLFSYTAVLRIARAPGGDVSGVETEDRRTGERAAFGARVVVSALGPWSNALSGLVGEELPDSVRPSRGSHFYLPAGVLPVRAAVVLLDRGGRRCYAIPWRGGTLLGTTDADDPVSPDAVAPTAGDRADLLDAARRFFPSANLDDASIAGGFAGLRPLLAATRDHSPDDASREESIAEPVPRLIVSVGGKLTTARKTAGRVVDRAERILDRDFGRRRPARPRESPLPGGAIADFEAFRADLRREAFRRLGLSEAQADRVVEREGADAPAAIDRMAREPDLARPISERLPYTVSDLVWGVERAGAKTVDDLLSRRVRLAWESPAEARAVAGRAEEILREAGAKPIPEPGV